One genomic window of Solanum dulcamara chromosome 10, daSolDulc1.2, whole genome shotgun sequence includes the following:
- the LOC129871093 gene encoding protein DETOXIFICATION 29-like isoform X1 has translation MEENNVPLLTSTKWPEITTSKVSFDADEDDLDAINGVKNLIKEFHYESKKLWYLAGPAIFTSLCQYSLGAVTQIFAGHVGTIQLAAVSIQISVIAGFSEGILLGMGSALETLCGQAYGAKQIDMLGIYMQRSWIILNATALVLMFLNIFATQILRLIGQQEKIAEWAGQFSLWMIPMVFAYAFEFPIMKFLQAQSKIITMAVIAGISFAMHTLLTWLFMLKLGWSLAAGAVVLNFSWWFMVAAKMMYIFWGNCGEAWSGFSWEAFKNLWEFVRLSLASGVMICLELWYFMSLILAAGYVKDAEIAVDATSICANIIGWTFTLCIGFNAAISVRVSNELGASHPRRAKFSVLVVSITSLVIGVAIGAGWQEHVAYVNIICYFVIGIPLGLFLTFFINWGMPGMWYGMLVGTTSQTAVLIWITAKTDWDKEASVAGERIRQLGGNKSVNVID, from the exons ATGGAGGAAAATAACGTACCACTTCTTACTTCAACTAAATGGCCTGAAATTACAACTTCAAAGGTTTCTTTTGATGCCGATGAAGATGATTTGGATGCAATTAATGGAGTGAAAAACTTGATAAAGGAATTTCATTACGAATCGAAAAAGCTATGGTACTTAGCCGGACCTGCCATTTTTACTTCCCTTTGCCAATACTCATTAGGTGCTGTTACTCAAATCTTTGCTGGACATGTTGGGACCATTCAACTTGCTGCTGTTTCTATCCAAATCTCTGTTATTGCTGGATTTTCAGAGGGAATACTG TTGGGAATGGGAAGCGCATTAGAGACGCTGTGCGGGCAAGCATATGGAGCTAAACAAATAGATATGCTTGGTATTTACATGCAGAGATCATGGATAATATTGAATGCAACTGCACTAGTTTTGATGTTTTTGAACATATTTGCCACCCAAATTCTAAGGTTAATCGGACAACAGGAGAAAATAGCGGAATGGGCAGGGCAATTTTCGTTATGGATGATACCAATGGTTTTCGCTTATGCATTTGAGTTTCCTATCATGAAATTTCTCCAAGCTCAAAGCAAGATCATTACTATGGCCGTCATAGCTGGGATTTCATTTGCTATGCACACTTTGTTAACTTGGTTGTTTATGTTGAAATTGGGGTGGAGTTTGGCCGCTGGAGCAGTGGTTCTAAATTTTTCATGGTGGTTCATGGTGGCTGCAAaaatgatgtatatattttggggGAATTGTGGTGAAGCTTGGTCTGGATTTTCATGGGAGGCCTTCAAAAATCTTTGGGAATTTGTTAGGTTATCTCTTGCATCTGGGGTCATGATATG CTTAGAACTTTGGTATTTCATGTCGTTGATTCTGGCCGCGGGATATGTTAAGGATGCAGAAATCGCAGTCGATGCTACTTCCATATG TGCAAACATAATAGGATGGACGTTCACGTTGTGTATTGGATTCAATGCCGCAATAAG TGTAAGAGTATCAAATGAACTAGGAGCAAGTCATCCAAGAAGAGCAAAGTTCTCAGTGTTGGTTGTGTCAATCACTTCACTTGTAATTG GAGTAGCAATTGGAGCAGGGTGGCAAGAACATGTGGCTTATGTGAACATAATATGCTATTTTGTCATTGGAATTCCTTTGGGTCTCTTTCTTACCTTTTTCATCAATTGGGGAATGCCG GGTATGTGGTATGGGATGTTAGTAGGAACTACATCTCAGACAGCTGTTCTTATTTGGATAACTGCAAAAACTGATTGGGACAAGGAG GCTTCTGTTGCTGGAGAGAGAATAAGGCAATTAGGAGGAAACAAAAGTGTGAATGTGATTGATTAG
- the LOC129871093 gene encoding protein DETOXIFICATION 29-like isoform X2, with amino-acid sequence MEENNVPLLTSTKWPEITTSKVSFDADEDDLDAINGVKNLIKEFHYESKKLWYLAGPAIFTSLCQYSLGAVTQIFAGHVGTIQLAAVSIQISVIAGFSEGILLGMGSALETLCGQAYGAKQIDMLGIYMQRSWIILNATALVLMFLNIFATQILRLIGQQEKIAEWAGQFSLWMIPMVFAYAFEFPIMKFLQAQSKIITMAVIAGISFAMHTLLTWLFMLKLGWSLAAGAVVLNFSWWFMVAAKMMYIFWGNCGEAWSGFSWEAFKNLWEFVRLSLASGVMICLELWYFMSLILAAGYVKDAEIAVDATSICANIIGWTFTLCIGFNAAIRSSNWSRVARTCGLCEHNMLFCHWNSFGSLSYLFHQLGNAGYVVWDVSRNYISDSCSYLDNCKN; translated from the exons ATGGAGGAAAATAACGTACCACTTCTTACTTCAACTAAATGGCCTGAAATTACAACTTCAAAGGTTTCTTTTGATGCCGATGAAGATGATTTGGATGCAATTAATGGAGTGAAAAACTTGATAAAGGAATTTCATTACGAATCGAAAAAGCTATGGTACTTAGCCGGACCTGCCATTTTTACTTCCCTTTGCCAATACTCATTAGGTGCTGTTACTCAAATCTTTGCTGGACATGTTGGGACCATTCAACTTGCTGCTGTTTCTATCCAAATCTCTGTTATTGCTGGATTTTCAGAGGGAATACTG TTGGGAATGGGAAGCGCATTAGAGACGCTGTGCGGGCAAGCATATGGAGCTAAACAAATAGATATGCTTGGTATTTACATGCAGAGATCATGGATAATATTGAATGCAACTGCACTAGTTTTGATGTTTTTGAACATATTTGCCACCCAAATTCTAAGGTTAATCGGACAACAGGAGAAAATAGCGGAATGGGCAGGGCAATTTTCGTTATGGATGATACCAATGGTTTTCGCTTATGCATTTGAGTTTCCTATCATGAAATTTCTCCAAGCTCAAAGCAAGATCATTACTATGGCCGTCATAGCTGGGATTTCATTTGCTATGCACACTTTGTTAACTTGGTTGTTTATGTTGAAATTGGGGTGGAGTTTGGCCGCTGGAGCAGTGGTTCTAAATTTTTCATGGTGGTTCATGGTGGCTGCAAaaatgatgtatatattttggggGAATTGTGGTGAAGCTTGGTCTGGATTTTCATGGGAGGCCTTCAAAAATCTTTGGGAATTTGTTAGGTTATCTCTTGCATCTGGGGTCATGATATG CTTAGAACTTTGGTATTTCATGTCGTTGATTCTGGCCGCGGGATATGTTAAGGATGCAGAAATCGCAGTCGATGCTACTTCCATATG TGCAAACATAATAGGATGGACGTTCACGTTGTGTATTGGATTCAATGCCGCAATAAG GAGTAGCAATTGGAGCAGGGTGGCAAGAACATGTGGCTTATGTGAACATAATATGCTATTTTGTCATTGGAATTCCTTTGGGTCTCTTTCTTACCTTTTTCATCAATTGGGGAATGCCG GGTATGTGGTATGGGATGTTAGTAGGAACTACATCTCAGACAGCTGTTCTTATTTGGATAACTGCAAAAACTGA